The window CGCCGGTGTCCTCGGGGGCCCAGACGTTGAGATTCAGGCAGTCCTCGCTGAAGCCGTTGTCGGCCTCGAGCCAGCTGGTGTCGCCGGCCTGCAGAGGTGCCGGGCCCTTCTGGTCGTACGGCCGGTCCGGGTCGAACGGCAGCAGGACTGGGCGGCGGAAGCGCTCGGCCGCGGCGTACGGGATGCCCAGCCAGGAGCGCACGGCGTGGTTCGTGGTGCCGGTCATGAGGAGGTCCT of the Deinococcus radiopugnans ATCC 19172 genome contains:
- a CDS encoding carboxylesterase family protein codes for the protein MTGTTNHAVRSWLGIPYAAAERFRRPVLLPFDPDRPYDQKGPAPLQAGDTSWLEADNGFSEDCLNLNVWAPEDTG